The region GAAATTCCAGGCATGGTGAATAGGATGATACGAGAAACATTACTCTCAGATTAGACTCGCTTCCTAGCTAAGATGACATAATCCCAAATGAAATCGTGGCGAATTTTGCGAGTCCTGGCATCAGCAGTACTATATTTTGATGCCTTAACGAATTCAGGGTGCCTTTCTTCAAGAACGCCAGAGTCCAGATACTTAGACAGGAGAAGTAATCTAGTCCTTATTTCTGATATCAAGCCTTGGTCAAATTTTTGTAACGGTCTTTTTGACTTCGGAAGCCCAAATCTGGCATCATAGAGCGATACAAATAGGGTGTAGAATAGTGGTATGCGTTGAAAAATAGTATTCTTCAATACGGAGCCAAGCAAATCGCCGATAGTATCGATAATTATCTCAAATTCCCTAGCCAGTCTGTCTTGCCCAGGGAATTCCTCTTCATATTTCGCATAGAATTCGTGCAAATCTTTGTGCTTAGTTACTCTTATACCGTCCAGCAACGTTACAATCAATGTGGAAACCAGTTCCGCGTCCGCCATTCGGGCAATTTGAGCATCGGAAAGAATCTTGTTTGTAGTCCAAAAAGAATTATGGGAGTAGGCAAGTTGATAAATAATGGTTTTAAAAGGACCAAAAAACTCTGCATTTCGCAATTCTTGATGGTTGAGTTTCACGGTGTAAGTATTCATACGAGCGAAGATGCTCAAGACTTCTGAATCGGAAACATCCTCCAGCAAATAAACAAGGAACTTGTAGCTGAGAAACTCACGTTGAACATCATGGGGCAGATCGCGGAAAGTCATACCAGCGAATTCCACATTGTGCATCTTCAAGATTGAAAAGTCACCTTTGATGAAACCGAGTACAGCCCTCAACCTCTGCTGACCATCGACTACCTCTCGCACTGATTTCTGTTGAACCGGGTCTGTCTTTAATCTAATGAAGACCGGTGGTATAGGCATTCCTCGGAGAATTGTGTCAATTAGGTACGACTTTGCTTTGGGGATCCAAATATCGCGCCTTTGGAACTTCGGAGCAATTATGAGTTGACCACTTGCATCCCATTCTAAGAAATCGCTGATAAGATATGGGGCACCGATTGGCTGTCTCATAGTGACCTCACTAATTTAAAATTTAGAAATTCTCAATTCCGTACCGCAATTTTAAAATACCCCCCTACTCCTCCTTCACCACCCGCGCCACATCCACCACTTTGTCGTCTTTGTCGAGGGAGATGAGGCGGACGCCCTGGGTGTTGCGGCCTATGACATTTATCGCCTTGACGCTCTGGCGGTTGGTGATACCTTTCTTGGTAATCAGAATCAGTTCATCATCGTCGAGGACTTCTTTTATGGCGACCACCTCGCCGTTGCGGTCGGTGGTCTTGATATTAATCACCCCTTTGCCGCCGCGGTTGGTGACACGGTAATCGTTGATGCTGGTGCGCTTGCCGTAGCCGTTCTCGCAGACAGTCAAAAGGGAGGCGTCGCGCTTGACCACCACCATGCCGATGACGTAGTCTTTGTTTTCGAGGGTGATGCCGCGGACGCCGTATGCGCCGCGCCCCATGGGGCGGATTTTTTCTTCGGGGAAGCGAATCGCCTGCCCCATGCGGGTGGCGAGGATGATTTCGAAGGTGCCGTCGGTGATAGCGGCCTCGATAAGTTCGTCCTCCTCCGGCAGGTCGGCGGCGTTGATGCCGACTTTGCGCGGATTGGAGAAGGCGTCAAGCGAAGTTTTCTTGACGGTGCCGTTGCGGGTCGCCATCACGACATATTTGTCGGAATCAAAGGTGCGGACTTTGCAGAAAGCGGTAATCTTCTCCCCTTCGCCGAGAGTGACCATATTGACAATCGGTTTTCCTTTGGCAAGACGTCCGCCGGTCGGAATCTCGTGCACCTTCACCCAGTAGCAGCGTCCTTTGTTGGAGAAGAAAAGAATATAATCGTGCGTCGAGGCGACAAAAAGATGCTCGGCGAAATCTTCTTCCTTGGTTTCGATGCCGATAACGCCTCGTCCGCCGCGGTTCTGGCGACGGTACATCGAGACCGAGAGCCGCTTGATATAGCCGGCGTGGGAGATAGTGATAGCCATATCTTCCTCGGCAATCAGGTCTTCGACGGTGAATTCTTCGGCGGCATCCTGAATTTCGGTGCGGCGGTCATCGCCATATTTTTTCTTGAGTTCGAGAAGTTCCTCTTTGATAATCGCCATCCGACGCGGTTTTGACTCCAGAATTCCTTTCAGTTCGGCGATTAACTTGATAGTGGCGAGATATTCCTCTTCGATTTTCTGGCGCTCCAGGCCGGTGAGACGGGCCAGGCGCATATCGAGGATGGCATTGGCCTGCTTTTCGGAGAGTTTGAAGCGGGTCATCAGCCCTTCGCGGGCGGTGGGAGTATCTTTTGATTTTTTAATCAGTTCGATGACGGCGTCGATATTGTCGAGGGCGATTTTGTACCCTTCGAGGATATGGGCGCGCTCTTCGGCTTTGTTCAAATCGAATTTGGTCCGGCGGACAACCACCTCGTGACGGTGAATCAGGAACTGCTCCATCATCTCTTTGAGCGAGAGGACCATCGGCACCCCGCCGACCAGGGTCAGCATCATAATGGCAAAAGTGGATTGCATCTGGGTATGTTTGAACAATTGATTGAGGACAATTTCAGGCTGGGCGTCGCGCTTGAGTTCGACCACGATACGCATGCCGTCACGGTCAGATTCATCGCGGAGGTCGGAGATGCCGTCAATCATCTTATCGCGCACCAGTTCGGCGATTCTCTCAAGGAGATTGGACTTGTTCACCTGAAAAGGGATTTCGGTGATAACAATAAAATCTCTTCCTGACTTCTGTTGCTCGATAGCGGCTTTGGCGCGGACCGAGAGTCGTCCTTTGCCGCTGCGGTAGGCTTCAATAATCCCCTGCCGTCCGGAGATGATGCCGCCGGTCGGAAAATCGGGACCGGGGACAAACTCCATCAGTTCGTCATTGGTGATTTCGGGATTGTCGATAAGAGCGGCGATACCGTCAACTATTTCGCCGAGATTATGCGGCGGGATATTGGATGCCATACCGACCGCGAT is a window of Candidatus Zixiibacteriota bacterium DNA encoding:
- a CDS encoding DUF262 domain-containing protein; the protein is MRQPIGAPYLISDFLEWDASGQLIIAPKFQRRDIWIPKAKSYLIDTILRGMPIPPVFIRLKTDPVQQKSVREVVDGQQRLRAVLGFIKGDFSILKMHNVEFAGMTFRDLPHDVQREFLSYKFLVYLLEDVSDSEVLSIFARMNTYTVKLNHQELRNAEFFGPFKTIIYQLAYSHNSFWTTNKILSDAQIARMADAELVSTLIVTLLDGIRVTKHKDLHEFYAKYEEEFPGQDRLAREFEIIIDTIGDLLGSVLKNTIFQRIPLFYTLFVSLYDARFGLPKSKRPLQKFDQGLISEIRTRLLLLSKYLDSGVLEERHPEFVKASKYSTADARTRKIRHDFIWDYVILARKRV
- the gyrA gene encoding DNA gyrase subunit A, whose translation is MPLEREKIVSIYLEEEMKNSYLDYSMSVITNRALPDVRDGLKPSNRRILVAMNDLNLSPGRPYRKCAKIAGDTSGNYHPHGEQVVYPTLVRMAQDFNMRYPLVDGQGNFGSIDGDGAAAMRYTEARLTPIAMEMLADLEKDTVDMMPNYDETRTEPRVLPGKFPNLLCNGTSGIAVGMASNIPPHNLGEIVDGIAALIDNPEITNDELMEFVPGPDFPTGGIISGRQGIIEAYRSGKGRLSVRAKAAIEQQKSGRDFIVITEIPFQVNKSNLLERIAELVRDKMIDGISDLRDESDRDGMRIVVELKRDAQPEIVLNQLFKHTQMQSTFAIMMLTLVGGVPMVLSLKEMMEQFLIHRHEVVVRRTKFDLNKAEERAHILEGYKIALDNIDAVIELIKKSKDTPTAREGLMTRFKLSEKQANAILDMRLARLTGLERQKIEEEYLATIKLIAELKGILESKPRRMAIIKEELLELKKKYGDDRRTEIQDAAEEFTVEDLIAEEDMAITISHAGYIKRLSVSMYRRQNRGGRGVIGIETKEEDFAEHLFVASTHDYILFFSNKGRCYWVKVHEIPTGGRLAKGKPIVNMVTLGEGEKITAFCKVRTFDSDKYVVMATRNGTVKKTSLDAFSNPRKVGINAADLPEEDELIEAAITDGTFEIILATRMGQAIRFPEEKIRPMGRGAYGVRGITLENKDYVIGMVVVKRDASLLTVCENGYGKRTSINDYRVTNRGGKGVINIKTTDRNGEVVAIKEVLDDDELILITKKGITNRQSVKAINVIGRNTQGVRLISLDKDDKVVDVARVVKEE